In Streptomyces sp. NBC_00091, the following proteins share a genomic window:
- a CDS encoding aliphatic sulfonate ABC transporter substrate-binding protein, translating to MPATSTTRKTLRRGVAAAAALPLLIGALASCGYGSQAEKTEDTKSNVAADGGKKLSAPEVRIGYFPNLTHATALVGLQEGLIEKELAGTKVKPQSFNAGPSEIEALNGDSLDIGFIGPSPSINGYVKSKSSNLRIISGSTSGGVKLVVNPDKIKTLDDLKGKRIATPQKGNTQDIAFLNWISEKGWKVDPESGKGDVSVVRTDNKVTPDAFKQGSIDGAWVPEPTASKLVSDGGSVLLDETALWPDKKFVITNIIVSQKFLKAHPDVVEAVLTGTVKTNEWINANPDKAKASANAKLAAEGGKPLDAKILDPAWQSILVTDDPLAGTLKTQSEWAVKAGLLEKPDLTGIYDLTLLNKVLKATGKPEVSDAGLGAK from the coding sequence GTGCCTGCCACGAGTACCACCCGCAAGACCCTGCGCCGCGGCGTCGCCGCCGCCGCTGCCCTGCCGCTGCTGATCGGCGCCCTCGCCTCCTGCGGCTACGGCTCCCAGGCCGAGAAGACCGAGGACACGAAGTCCAACGTCGCCGCCGACGGCGGGAAGAAGCTCTCCGCTCCCGAGGTCCGTATCGGGTACTTCCCGAACCTGACCCACGCCACGGCCCTGGTCGGTCTCCAGGAAGGCCTGATCGAGAAGGAACTGGCCGGCACGAAGGTCAAGCCCCAGTCCTTCAACGCCGGCCCGTCCGAGATCGAGGCCCTCAACGGCGACTCCCTCGACATCGGCTTCATCGGCCCCTCGCCGTCCATCAACGGCTACGTCAAGTCCAAGAGCTCCAACCTGCGGATCATCTCCGGCTCCACCTCCGGCGGCGTCAAGCTGGTCGTGAACCCCGACAAGATCAAGACCCTGGACGACCTCAAGGGCAAGAGGATCGCCACCCCGCAGAAGGGGAACACGCAGGACATCGCGTTCCTCAACTGGATCTCGGAGAAGGGCTGGAAGGTCGACCCGGAGTCCGGCAAGGGCGACGTCTCGGTCGTCCGCACCGACAACAAGGTCACCCCCGACGCCTTCAAGCAGGGCTCCATCGACGGCGCCTGGGTGCCCGAGCCCACCGCCTCCAAGCTCGTCTCCGACGGCGGCTCCGTCCTCCTCGACGAGACCGCCCTGTGGCCCGACAAGAAGTTCGTGATCACGAACATCATCGTGTCGCAGAAGTTCCTCAAGGCGCACCCGGACGTGGTCGAGGCCGTCCTGACCGGCACGGTCAAGACCAACGAGTGGATCAACGCCAACCCGGACAAGGCCAAGGCCTCCGCGAACGCCAAACTCGCCGCCGAGGGCGGCAAGCCCCTCGACGCGAAGATCCTCGACCCGGCCTGGCAGTCCATCCTCGTCACCGACGACCCGCTCGCCGGCACGCTCAAGACCCAGTCCGAGTGGGCGGTCAAGGCAGGACTCCTCGAGAAGCCCGACCTGACCGGCATCTACGACCTGACGCTCCTGAACAAGGTCCTCAAAGCCACCGGCAAGCCCGAGGTCTCCGACGCCGGTCTCGGCGCCAAGTAA
- a CDS encoding ABC transporter ATP-binding protein, whose amino-acid sequence MATTLAKAAEGTVAEQTHAARIEHVSKSFSGPAGSQLVLDDISLDVAPGEFVTILGASGCGKSTLLNLVAGLDKPSTGAITTEGRPALMFQEHALFPWLTAGKNIELALRLRGVAKADRRTEAERLLELVRLGGAYGKRVHELSGGMRQRVALARALAQDSRLLLMDEPFAALDAITRDVLHGELTRIWTETGLSVLFVTHNVREAVRLAQRVVLLSSRPGRVAKEWTVDIPQPRRIEDADVAELSLEITEHLRGEIRRHGQH is encoded by the coding sequence ATGGCCACCACGCTCGCCAAGGCTGCCGAGGGCACGGTAGCGGAGCAGACGCACGCCGCCCGCATCGAGCACGTCTCGAAGTCCTTCTCCGGCCCGGCCGGATCGCAGCTCGTCCTGGACGACATCAGCCTCGATGTCGCCCCCGGCGAGTTCGTCACCATCCTGGGCGCCTCCGGCTGCGGCAAATCCACGCTGCTGAACCTGGTCGCCGGCCTGGACAAGCCGTCCACCGGAGCCATCACCACCGAGGGCCGCCCCGCCCTGATGTTCCAGGAACACGCCCTGTTCCCCTGGCTCACCGCCGGCAAGAACATCGAACTCGCCCTGCGCCTGCGCGGCGTCGCCAAAGCCGACCGCAGGACCGAGGCCGAACGCCTCCTGGAACTGGTCCGCCTCGGCGGCGCGTACGGCAAGCGCGTCCACGAACTCTCCGGCGGCATGCGCCAGCGCGTCGCCCTGGCCCGCGCCCTCGCCCAGGACAGCCGCCTCCTCCTCATGGACGAACCCTTCGCCGCCCTGGACGCCATCACCCGCGACGTCCTGCACGGCGAACTCACCCGCATCTGGACCGAGACCGGCCTGTCCGTACTCTTCGTCACCCACAACGTGCGCGAGGCCGTCCGCCTCGCCCAGCGCGTGGTCCTCCTCTCCTCCCGCCCCGGCCGGGTCGCCAAGGAATGGACCGTGGACATCCCGCAGCCGCGCCGCATCGAAGACGCGGACGTCGCGGAACTGTCCCTCGAGATCACTGAACACCTGCGTGGGGAGATCCGCCGCCATGGCCAGCACTGA
- a CDS encoding ABC transporter permease: MASTETKPKSDDLAGLEAGLDALDAVEIRRAPVREVLVKKVLPPVLAIALVLAVWQVLVAAEVTEETKLPALSAVWDSLSEMWLKGTLLEVIWTSVSRGLLGFLLALAIGTPLGLLVARVKFVRAAIGPILQGLQSLPSVAWVPPAVLWFGLNDAMMYTVILLGAVPSIANGLVSGIDQVPPLFLRAGRTLGATGLRGARHIVMPAALPGYLAGLKQGWAFSWRSLMAAEIIASSPDLGLGLGQLLENGRNNIDLPGVFLAIILILVVGIAIDLLIFSPLERRVLRTRGLLVKS; encoded by the coding sequence ATGGCCAGCACTGAAACGAAGCCGAAGAGCGACGACCTGGCCGGCCTCGAAGCCGGGCTCGACGCCCTCGACGCCGTCGAGATCCGCCGTGCGCCGGTCAGGGAAGTCCTCGTCAAGAAGGTCCTCCCGCCGGTCCTGGCCATCGCCCTGGTACTCGCCGTCTGGCAGGTCCTGGTCGCGGCGGAGGTCACCGAGGAGACCAAGCTGCCCGCACTGTCCGCGGTATGGGACAGCCTGTCCGAGATGTGGCTCAAGGGCACCCTGCTCGAAGTCATCTGGACCAGCGTCTCCCGCGGCCTGCTCGGCTTCCTCCTCGCCCTCGCCATCGGCACCCCCCTCGGCCTGCTCGTCGCCCGGGTCAAGTTCGTCCGCGCCGCGATCGGCCCCATCCTCCAGGGCCTGCAATCCCTGCCCTCGGTCGCCTGGGTCCCCCCGGCCGTCCTCTGGTTCGGCCTCAACGACGCCATGATGTACACCGTCATCCTCCTCGGCGCCGTCCCCTCCATCGCCAACGGCCTCGTCTCCGGCATCGACCAGGTCCCGCCCCTGTTCCTGCGCGCCGGCCGCACCCTGGGCGCCACCGGCCTGCGCGGAGCCCGGCACATCGTCATGCCCGCCGCCCTGCCCGGCTACCTCGCCGGCCTCAAGCAGGGCTGGGCCTTCTCCTGGCGCTCCCTCATGGCCGCCGAGATCATCGCCAGCTCCCCCGACCTCGGCCTGGGCCTGGGCCAACTCCTCGAAAACGGCCGCAACAACATCGACCTGCCCGGCGTCTTCCTCGCCATCATCCTCATCCTCGTCGTCGGCATCGCCATCGACCTCCTCATCTTCAGCCCCCTCGAGCGCCGGGTCCTCCGCACCCGCGGCCTCCTCGTCAAGAGCTGA
- a CDS encoding sirohydrochlorin chelatase, translated as MSRALLVIAHGSRDPRHAATVHALVGRARALRPGLRVETAFLDFNGPTVSQSLASLYLSGVREVVALPLLLTRAFHAKADIPAVLAESATRLPGLSVRVADVLGPSPLLVAALERRLAEAGIGLTPADRAGTGVVLASAGSSDPEAIAVIAEIAREWRHTGWCAVRPAFASAALPRTEDAVRALRAEGVRRVAVAPYVIAPGRLPDRITAGAEAAGADVVAEVLGAAPELARLLLRRYDSAASAPAPLRALTA; from the coding sequence ATGTCCCGCGCACTACTGGTCATAGCCCACGGAAGCCGCGATCCGCGGCACGCGGCGACCGTGCACGCCCTCGTCGGGCGGGCGCGGGCGCTGCGGCCCGGGCTGCGGGTGGAGACGGCCTTCCTGGACTTCAACGGCCCGACCGTCTCCCAGTCCCTGGCCTCGCTCTACCTTTCGGGAGTACGGGAGGTCGTGGCCCTGCCGCTGCTGCTGACCCGGGCCTTCCACGCGAAGGCCGACATCCCGGCGGTGCTGGCCGAGTCGGCCACCCGCCTGCCCGGGCTCTCGGTCCGGGTGGCGGACGTCCTCGGACCGTCGCCGCTCCTGGTGGCGGCCCTGGAACGCCGCCTCGCCGAGGCCGGCATCGGCCTCACCCCGGCGGACCGCGCCGGCACCGGTGTGGTGCTCGCGTCCGCCGGATCCTCAGACCCGGAGGCGATCGCAGTGATCGCTGAAATCGCGCGGGAGTGGCGGCACACCGGTTGGTGCGCCGTGCGGCCTGCGTTCGCCTCCGCTGCCCTTCCCCGTACGGAGGACGCCGTACGGGCCCTGCGCGCGGAGGGCGTCCGCCGGGTGGCGGTGGCCCCGTACGTCATCGCCCCGGGCCGCCTCCCGGACCGGATCACGGCCGGCGCCGAAGCCGCGGGCGCGGACGTCGTCGCCGAGGTCCTGGGCGCGGCCCCGGAGCTGGCCCGCCTCCTGCTGCGCCGCTACGACAGCGCGGCTTCGGCCCCGGCCCCGCTCCGGGCCCTGACGGCGTAG
- a CDS encoding ketopantoate reductase family protein translates to MRYIIIGAGAIGATIGGRLAESGQEVVLVARGAHAEALRADGLRLTTADGPRVHRLPVVTGPAELGELRPDDVLLLTVKTQDAIAALDAWGDAEVAGGGTAAQRLPLLCAQNGVESERLALRRFSRVYGVCVWLPATFLEPGVVSALCAPLTGILHLGRAAGGTDARIRAVAADLAKAGFEAPVVEDVMRWKYAKLLGNLGNAIQATTGPEPDPAKAALLLRAIREGKAAFDAAGIGYATEAEQSAARDGKVDQPPGVRGGSSWQSLARGTGSVEADYLNGEVSLLGRLHGVATPVNDVLRHAANIFAREGLPPGAMSIADLTALADEAAAR, encoded by the coding sequence ATGCGTTACATCATCATCGGCGCCGGTGCGATCGGCGCGACCATCGGCGGACGGCTCGCGGAATCCGGCCAGGAGGTCGTCCTCGTCGCGCGCGGCGCGCACGCCGAGGCACTCAGGGCGGACGGACTGCGGCTCACCACCGCCGACGGCCCCCGCGTCCACCGGCTCCCCGTGGTCACCGGACCCGCCGAGCTGGGGGAGCTGCGCCCGGACGACGTACTGCTGCTGACCGTGAAGACCCAGGACGCCATCGCCGCGCTCGACGCGTGGGGCGACGCGGAGGTCGCGGGCGGCGGCACGGCGGCGCAGCGGCTGCCGCTGCTGTGCGCGCAGAACGGCGTGGAGAGCGAACGGCTCGCGCTGCGCCGCTTCTCACGCGTGTACGGGGTCTGCGTCTGGCTGCCGGCGACCTTCCTGGAGCCCGGGGTGGTCTCGGCACTGTGCGCCCCGCTGACCGGGATCCTGCACCTCGGGCGGGCCGCCGGCGGGACGGACGCGCGGATCCGGGCGGTCGCCGCCGACCTCGCCAAGGCGGGCTTCGAAGCGCCGGTCGTCGAGGACGTGATGCGGTGGAAGTACGCGAAGCTGCTCGGCAACCTGGGCAACGCCATCCAGGCGACCACCGGCCCCGAACCGGACCCGGCCAAGGCGGCGCTGCTGCTGCGGGCCATCCGGGAGGGCAAGGCCGCCTTCGACGCGGCGGGCATCGGCTACGCCACGGAGGCCGAGCAGTCGGCGGCCCGCGACGGCAAGGTCGACCAGCCGCCGGGCGTCCGGGGCGGTTCCTCCTGGCAGAGCCTGGCCCGGGGCACGGGCTCGGTCGAGGCCGACTACCTCAACGGCGAGGTCTCCCTGCTGGGCCGGCTGCACGGGGTGGCGACCCCCGTCAACGACGTGCTGCGGCACGCGGCGAACATCTTCGCCCGGGAGGGCCTCCCGCCGGGGGCGATGTCCATCGCCGACCTGACGGCCCTGGCCGACGAGGCCGCCGCCCGCTGA
- a CDS encoding aldo/keto reductase — MTDSFFLLGGDLPVRRLGLGTGGLVGAGYWGPRGSRDGARALLRAAVDQGVTLIDTADNYGPGLAEELIAEALHPYGEGLVIASKGGVVRTGPDQWHVAGRPEQLRRMCGESLRRLRVERIDLYQLHRFDPAVPMAEQLGTLVELRAEGLIRHIGLDTVTAEQLCLALELAPIAAVQNPFNLLDRSSAEVLALCEERGIAFLPYYPLGSGALTGEGAAAVREVAAAHGAGPGQIALAWLLHHSPSLCPTPGTGSPVHLAENLAAASISLTARDLTLLEAASAP, encoded by the coding sequence ATGACGGACTCCTTCTTCCTCCTGGGCGGGGACCTGCCCGTTCGCCGCCTCGGACTCGGTACGGGCGGCCTGGTCGGCGCCGGTTACTGGGGGCCGCGCGGCAGCCGCGACGGGGCCCGTGCGCTGCTGCGCGCGGCCGTGGACCAGGGCGTCACCCTGATCGACACCGCCGACAACTACGGGCCCGGCCTGGCCGAGGAACTGATCGCGGAGGCCCTCCACCCCTACGGGGAGGGACTGGTGATCGCCAGCAAGGGCGGGGTGGTGCGGACCGGCCCGGACCAGTGGCATGTGGCGGGCCGTCCGGAGCAATTGCGGCGGATGTGCGGGGAGAGCCTGCGGCGGCTGCGGGTGGAGCGGATCGACCTGTACCAGCTGCACCGCTTCGATCCCGCCGTGCCGATGGCCGAACAACTGGGCACGCTGGTGGAGTTGCGGGCGGAGGGGCTGATCCGCCATATCGGCCTGGATACCGTGACGGCCGAACAGCTGTGCCTGGCCCTGGAGTTGGCGCCGATCGCCGCGGTGCAGAACCCGTTCAACCTGCTGGACCGGTCCTCGGCCGAGGTGCTGGCGCTGTGCGAGGAGCGCGGGATCGCCTTCCTGCCGTACTACCCGCTGGGCAGCGGCGCCCTGACCGGTGAGGGCGCGGCCGCCGTCCGCGAGGTGGCCGCCGCGCACGGGGCGGGCCCGGGGCAGATCGCGCTGGCCTGGCTGCTGCACCACTCCCCGTCCCTGTGCCCGACCCCGGGCACCGGTTCCCCCGTACACCTGGCGGAGAACCTGGCAGCGGCGTCGATCTCCCTGACCGCCCGGGACCTGACCCTCCTCGAAGCGGCGAGCGCCCCGTAG
- a CDS encoding alpha/beta hydrolase, which produces MRPALSLCAAVLFATAFGAAGSPPPQPDDPRLSRFYEQRIDWGPCPAAFDESMRCGRLTVPLDYTDPGKGTVGLALTRFPATGPHRLGSLVFNYGGPGGPGVSALGERLQDLGRTERYRDLAESYDLVGFDPRGVGQSAPISCGGALPVRRPDSADAAGLLRATEAAQRACRARSGPVLPYVGTVNVARDLDVLRQALGDRKLNYLGWSYGTRIGATYAAQFPQRTGRMVLDGVDTLSDPLADQALATARGQQLAYDAFLDWCAGLKGCVFSGTNRLRANERTAELVAQLDEKPLGAKGGGEFDGQDLVLAIENNLYSPRQWPDLARGLGSLVRERDPSGLVDSAAPDEDNTSAAWAAVSCADYPDRGVGGDPVAFQRQIDALRPRFLAASKVFGPGELTEIAFCQGWPAPTDPTAAIHHADAPPMLLVGVRGDPATPYEWTEQTARVLGNAVVIDYKGSGHTGFTHSDCVNQYVERFLLEGRLPHTTAACPAEAVDAEGHESVRPAER; this is translated from the coding sequence GTGCGCCCCGCCCTGTCGCTGTGCGCCGCCGTGCTCTTCGCCACCGCCTTCGGGGCGGCCGGTTCGCCGCCCCCGCAGCCGGACGACCCGCGGCTCTCCCGCTTCTACGAGCAGCGGATCGACTGGGGCCCGTGCCCCGCGGCATTCGACGAGTCCATGCGCTGTGGGCGGCTCACGGTCCCGCTCGACTACACGGACCCCGGCAAGGGCACGGTGGGCCTCGCGCTCACCCGCTTCCCGGCCACCGGCCCGCACCGCCTGGGTTCCCTGGTCTTCAACTACGGAGGGCCGGGCGGGCCCGGGGTGAGCGCGCTCGGGGAACGGCTCCAGGACCTCGGCCGCACCGAGCGCTACCGGGACCTCGCGGAGTCGTACGACCTGGTCGGCTTCGACCCGCGCGGGGTGGGCCAGAGCGCGCCGATCAGCTGCGGCGGCGCGCTGCCGGTGCGCCGCCCCGACTCCGCCGACGCGGCCGGGCTGCTGCGGGCCACCGAGGCGGCGCAGCGCGCCTGCCGGGCGCGTTCGGGGCCGGTCCTGCCGTACGTCGGCACGGTCAACGTCGCCCGGGACCTGGACGTGCTGCGCCAGGCCCTCGGGGACCGGAAGCTGAACTACCTCGGCTGGTCCTACGGCACGCGCATCGGCGCCACGTACGCCGCGCAGTTCCCGCAGCGTACGGGGCGGATGGTGCTCGACGGGGTGGACACCCTCTCCGACCCGCTGGCCGACCAGGCGCTGGCCACCGCCCGGGGGCAGCAGCTCGCCTACGACGCCTTCCTCGACTGGTGCGCGGGCCTGAAGGGCTGCGTGTTCTCCGGGACGAACCGGCTCCGGGCGAACGAGCGGACCGCCGAGCTGGTCGCGCAGCTCGACGAGAAGCCGCTCGGCGCGAAGGGCGGTGGAGAGTTCGACGGGCAGGACCTGGTGCTCGCCATCGAGAACAACCTGTACTCACCGAGGCAGTGGCCCGACCTGGCGCGCGGCCTGGGCTCGCTGGTCCGGGAGCGAGACCCTTCGGGGCTGGTCGACTCGGCCGCGCCCGACGAGGACAACACGTCCGCCGCGTGGGCGGCCGTGAGCTGCGCCGACTATCCCGACCGGGGGGTCGGCGGCGACCCGGTGGCGTTCCAGCGGCAGATCGACGCGCTGCGGCCGCGGTTCCTGGCCGCCTCGAAGGTCTTCGGGCCCGGTGAACTCACCGAGATCGCCTTCTGCCAGGGCTGGCCGGCGCCCACCGACCCCACGGCCGCGATCCACCACGCCGACGCCCCGCCGATGCTGCTGGTCGGGGTGCGGGGCGACCCGGCGACCCCGTACGAGTGGACGGAGCAGACCGCGCGGGTGCTCGGGAACGCCGTCGTCATCGACTACAAGGGCTCGGGGCACACCGGGTTCACCCACTCCGACTGTGTCAACCAGTACGTGGAGCGCTTCCTGCTGGAGGGCAGGCTCCCGCACACGACCGCGGCGTGCCCCGCCGAGGCGGTCGACGCCGAGGGCCACGAGAGCGTCCGGCCGGCGGAGCGCTAG
- a CDS encoding DUF1697 domain-containing protein has protein sequence MTKRASTGTSAGTGTKKYAALLRGINVGGNKKVPMAELRTVLEGLGHADVQTYLQSGNAVFSSAETDPAALARALEAAIEDHFGFRVPCLVVDGAHLAAVAEACPFPAAELEGRQLHATFFSEQPGPERFAALDGPSYLPEEYRLGDRVLYLYAPDGLGRSKLGEALAKPAVVKGLDVTTRNWNTVVKLVELTRP, from the coding sequence ATGACGAAGAGAGCGAGCACGGGCACGAGCGCCGGCACGGGCACGAAGAAGTACGCGGCGCTGCTGCGCGGCATCAACGTCGGCGGGAACAAGAAGGTCCCGATGGCGGAGCTGCGCACCGTGCTGGAGGGCCTCGGCCACGCAGACGTGCAGACGTACCTGCAGAGCGGCAACGCCGTCTTCAGCAGCGCGGAGACGGACCCGGCCGCCCTCGCCCGGGCACTGGAGGCGGCCATCGAGGACCACTTCGGCTTCCGGGTGCCCTGCCTGGTCGTCGACGGGGCCCACCTGGCCGCCGTCGCCGAGGCCTGCCCCTTCCCGGCAGCCGAACTGGAGGGCAGGCAGCTCCACGCCACCTTCTTCTCCGAGCAGCCCGGCCCGGAGCGCTTCGCCGCGCTCGACGGGCCCTCGTACCTCCCCGAGGAGTACCGCCTCGGGGACCGGGTCCTCTACCTCTACGCCCCCGACGGCCTCGGCCGCTCCAAACTGGGCGAGGCCCTCGCCAAGCCCGCCGTCGTCAAGGGCCTCGACGTCACCACCCGCAACTGGAACACGGTCGTCAAGCTGGTCGAGCTGACCCGGCCCTAG
- the mgt gene encoding macrolide-inactivating glycosyltransferase, with the protein MTSAKPAHIAMFSIAAPGHVNPSIEVIRELVARGHRVSYAIPASFAEKVAETGATPVIWKSTLPTDDEPEAWGTELIDNVEPFLNDAIQALPQLAAAFEGDEPDLVIHDITAYPASVLARRWGVPEISLSPNLVAWTGYEEEVAAPMWAGLRASERGKAYYARFRAWLDENDIDEDSDRFVGRPRRSIVLIPRALQPHADRVDESVYTFVGACQGDRSATQGTWERPASAEGKKVLLVSLGSTFTKQPAFYRACVEAFGDLPDWHLVLQIGKFTDEAELGEIPANVEVHRWVPQLDILRQADAFITHAGAGGSQEGLATATPMVAVPQAVDQFGNADMLAGLGVARHVPMEEADATTLREAVLGLLADPEVAVRAEAVRAAMASEGGTRQAADLIEAALS; encoded by the coding sequence ATGACCTCAGCCAAACCCGCACACATCGCCATGTTCTCCATCGCTGCCCCCGGGCACGTGAACCCGAGCATCGAAGTGATCCGGGAACTCGTCGCCAGGGGCCACCGCGTCAGCTATGCCATCCCCGCCTCCTTCGCCGAGAAGGTCGCGGAGACCGGCGCCACTCCGGTGATCTGGAAGTCCACCCTGCCCACCGACGACGAGCCAGAGGCCTGGGGCACCGAGCTCATCGACAACGTCGAACCCTTCCTGAACGACGCCATCCAGGCGCTCCCGCAGCTCGCGGCCGCCTTCGAGGGCGACGAACCCGACCTCGTCATCCACGACATCACCGCCTACCCGGCGAGCGTCCTCGCCCGCCGCTGGGGCGTCCCCGAGATCTCGCTCTCCCCGAACCTGGTCGCCTGGACCGGCTACGAGGAGGAGGTCGCCGCCCCGATGTGGGCCGGACTGCGCGCCTCCGAGCGCGGGAAGGCCTACTACGCCCGCTTCCGCGCCTGGCTCGACGAGAACGACATCGACGAGGACTCGGACCGCTTCGTCGGCCGTCCGCGCCGCAGCATCGTCCTGATCCCGCGCGCCCTCCAGCCGCACGCCGACCGGGTCGACGAGTCCGTCTACACCTTCGTCGGGGCCTGCCAGGGCGACCGCAGCGCCACCCAGGGAACCTGGGAGCGGCCGGCCTCCGCCGAGGGGAAGAAGGTCCTCCTCGTCTCCCTCGGCTCCACCTTCACCAAGCAGCCCGCCTTCTACCGCGCCTGCGTCGAGGCCTTCGGGGACCTGCCCGACTGGCACCTCGTCCTACAGATCGGCAAGTTCACCGACGAGGCCGAACTGGGGGAGATCCCCGCCAACGTCGAGGTCCACCGCTGGGTTCCCCAGCTGGACATCCTGCGCCAAGCCGACGCCTTCATCACCCACGCGGGCGCCGGCGGCAGCCAGGAGGGCCTGGCCACCGCGACCCCGATGGTCGCCGTGCCCCAGGCCGTCGACCAGTTCGGCAACGCCGACATGCTGGCCGGCCTCGGCGTGGCCCGGCACGTCCCGATGGAGGAGGCCGACGCCACGACCCTGCGCGAGGCCGTCCTCGGACTGCTCGCCGACCCCGAGGTCGCCGTCCGCGCCGAAGCCGTCCGCGCCGCCATGGCCTCCGAGGGCGGCACCCGGCAGGCCGCCGACCTCATCGAGGCCGCACTGTCGTAG
- a CDS encoding phosphotransferase enzyme family protein encodes MDEARARDVLTEAGLTGAGSTGRAELLAFGENAVFALGGLVVKVGREAGLLERAERELAVAGWLAEAGIPAVRAAEPKPRLVDGHPLTLWHRLPEAVRPAGPEDLAALLRPLHALPAPSFGLPARDLLGGVERWLRLAGAAVDPQDAAYLRARRDAYAGEVAALTPHLAPGPIHGDALPRNVHVGPDGPVLVDLETVSADLREHDLVVMALSRDRYGLPPAAYESFTAAYGWDVRQWEGCALLRGARETASCAWVAQHAPANPKALAEFRRRVASLREGDAEMRWHPF; translated from the coding sequence ATGGACGAGGCGCGGGCCAGGGACGTACTGACGGAGGCGGGCCTGACGGGCGCGGGCTCCACCGGGCGGGCCGAACTGCTCGCCTTCGGCGAGAACGCCGTCTTCGCGCTCGGCGGCCTGGTGGTCAAGGTGGGCCGGGAGGCGGGGCTGCTGGAGCGGGCCGAGCGGGAGCTGGCGGTGGCCGGCTGGCTCGCCGAGGCCGGGATCCCCGCCGTCCGGGCGGCCGAACCGAAGCCCCGGCTGGTGGACGGACACCCGCTGACCCTGTGGCACCGCCTCCCGGAGGCCGTCCGCCCGGCGGGCCCGGAGGACCTCGCGGCGCTGCTTCGGCCGCTGCACGCGCTCCCCGCCCCCTCCTTCGGCCTGCCCGCGCGGGACCTGCTGGGCGGGGTCGAGCGCTGGCTCCGGCTGGCCGGCGCGGCCGTGGACCCGCAGGACGCGGCGTACCTGCGCGCCCGGCGCGACGCCTACGCCGGCGAGGTGGCCGCGCTCACCCCGCACCTGGCTCCCGGCCCCATCCACGGCGACGCCCTGCCCCGCAACGTCCACGTGGGCCCGGACGGGCCGGTCCTGGTGGACCTGGAGACCGTGTCGGCCGACCTGCGGGAGCACGACCTGGTGGTGATGGCCCTGTCCCGCGACCGGTACGGGCTGCCCCCGGCCGCCTACGAGTCCTTCACCGCCGCCTACGGATGGGACGTACGGCAGTGGGAGGGCTGCGCCCTCCTGCGCGGCGCCCGCGAGACCGCGAGCTGCGCCTGGGTGGCCCAGCACGCGCCCGCCAACCCGAAGGCCCTGGCCGAGTTCCGCCGCCGCGTGGCCTCGCTGCGCGAGGGGGACGCGGAAATGCGCTGGCACCCCTTCTGA
- a CDS encoding RNA-binding protein, whose translation MPPFVYRITKYDPADRDERGSYTGAEDTASDHGPVEAAYLEAIAAFAADTGIGELAVREPQIACFVHFGLEPAIEGHGLDGLFPRDLSGFHDGAPVSLSVGLELVRAMLRDHGVWCRLEVDDVFAVHVGWDQYVFVGSDRACEGAVARTRALGLFPERLRASPYDAAEDYDEPGVQRPADEDFWALVRRSVALRQAVVLEEGYVGNAARWHRLTEGTLDAVRARLTPRAQLTVWPDLSTDVAAVLAALPQDDTVEFVWEDEDGAITSTIADDTEYGELAAHVTGARAAAALSLSVDERHPLFTAVLPDSDGVLRARWRTEPTPSDLSWAAERGPGPVSACGG comes from the coding sequence GTGCCGCCTTTCGTCTACCGGATCACCAAGTACGACCCTGCCGATCGCGACGAGCGCGGCAGCTACACCGGCGCCGAGGACACGGCCAGCGACCACGGACCGGTCGAGGCCGCCTACCTCGAGGCGATCGCCGCCTTCGCCGCGGACACCGGCATCGGCGAGCTGGCCGTTCGCGAGCCGCAGATCGCCTGTTTCGTCCATTTCGGCCTGGAGCCGGCGATCGAGGGCCACGGCCTGGACGGGCTCTTCCCGCGCGACCTCAGCGGCTTCCACGACGGCGCGCCGGTGTCCCTCTCCGTCGGCCTGGAGCTGGTCCGGGCCATGCTCCGCGACCATGGCGTCTGGTGCCGTCTGGAGGTGGACGACGTGTTCGCCGTGCACGTCGGATGGGACCAGTACGTCTTCGTCGGCAGCGACCGGGCCTGTGAGGGCGCCGTCGCCCGCACCCGGGCCCTCGGGCTCTTCCCGGAACGACTGCGGGCCTCGCCCTACGACGCGGCCGAGGACTACGACGAGCCCGGCGTCCAGCGGCCCGCCGACGAGGACTTCTGGGCCCTCGTGCGCCGGTCCGTCGCTCTGCGGCAGGCGGTGGTACTGGAGGAGGGGTACGTCGGCAACGCCGCGCGCTGGCACCGCCTCACCGAGGGCACCCTGGACGCGGTGCGCGCCCGGCTCACTCCCCGTGCCCAGCTGACCGTCTGGCCGGACCTGTCGACCGATGTCGCAGCAGTCCTCGCCGCACTGCCGCAGGACGACACGGTGGAGTTCGTCTGGGAGGACGAGGACGGGGCGATCACCAGCACGATCGCCGACGACACCGAGTACGGGGAGCTGGCCGCCCATGTGACCGGTGCCCGCGCCGCTGCCGCGCTGTCCCTGTCCGTCGACGAACGCCACCCGCTGTTCACGGCCGTCCTCCCCGACAGCGACGGCGTCCTGCGCGCCCGGTGGCGGACCGAGCCGACGCCCAGCGACCTGAGCTGGGCGGCGGAGCGCGGGCCGGGCCCGGTCAGCGCCTGCGGGGGATGA